One stretch of Micromonospora echinospora DNA includes these proteins:
- a CDS encoding nucleotidyltransferase family protein: protein MIIAAGGGRRIGGPEALLHQGEKPLVSQMIDTMAEAGCAQVVVVLGAAAEQVRQTTDLTGATVVVNRAWGTGVGSSIRAGLAALTDDDIEAVVVVPVDMPGLTATAVRRVTALPYPDVLVCATYDGLRGYPMLFGRRHWSGIATLASADVGARPYLLAHKDQIVDIACDSVADGSRIDSPELMALYGLSIPEQRVGA, encoded by the coding sequence ATGATCATCGCCGCCGGTGGCGGCCGCCGCATCGGGGGACCCGAAGCGCTGCTGCACCAGGGAGAGAAGCCGCTGGTCAGCCAGATGATCGACACGATGGCCGAGGCAGGCTGCGCGCAGGTCGTGGTCGTCCTGGGCGCGGCGGCCGAGCAGGTGCGGCAGACCACCGACCTGACCGGCGCCACGGTCGTGGTCAACCGCGCGTGGGGCACCGGCGTCGGCTCCTCGATCCGGGCCGGGCTCGCCGCGCTCACCGACGACGACATCGAGGCCGTCGTCGTGGTCCCGGTGGACATGCCCGGGCTCACCGCGACGGCGGTCCGCCGCGTGACCGCCCTGCCGTACCCGGACGTGCTGGTCTGCGCCACCTACGACGGGTTGCGAGGCTACCCGATGCTGTTCGGCCGCCGGCACTGGTCCGGCATCGCCACGCTCGCCAGCGCAGACGTCGGGGCCCGGCCGTACCTGCTGGCGCACAAGGACCAGATCGTCGACATCGCCTGCGACTCGGTGGCCGACGGCAGCCGGATCGACAGCCCGGAGCTGATGGCGCTCTACGGCCTGTCCATCCCCGAGCAGCGCGTCGGCGCCTGA
- a CDS encoding glycosyltransferase family 4 protein, giving the protein MSADAEVIDIQPARRLRVLLLSWEYPPVLVGGLGRHVHALSVALAAAGHEVTVVTRHAEGAPLEEYADGVRVVRAAEDPVRFPLATGSLLAWTMAFNHTLTRAALRATSSGAYDVIHAHDWLVAHTAVTLAEHLDVPLVTTIHATEAGRHQGWLPEEMNRTIHGVEHWLSNASGRVIACSGYMRDQVARLFGVPSGRIDVVANGVDNRAWRARPHAVASARARFAAGGPLVGYAGRLVYEKGVQHLVHAVPRLADRHPGLRVVIAGDGPYKDELVDQARRLRLGDTIRFAGFMDSTQLPAVLAATDATVIPSLYEPFGMIALEAAAAGAPLAVARTGGLAEIVEPGVTGVTFPHGDPDALAGAVDRLLADEVFARRVARRARTMVTQRYAWSAIAARTAGSYAAARRDHDAFHARRATALLARDRSAITIPEGNLLAGTAS; this is encoded by the coding sequence GTGTCAGCTGACGCCGAAGTGATCGACATCCAGCCCGCCCGGCGCCTGCGGGTGCTGCTGCTCTCCTGGGAGTACCCGCCGGTGCTCGTCGGCGGCCTCGGCCGCCACGTCCACGCGCTGTCCGTCGCGCTGGCCGCCGCCGGGCACGAGGTCACGGTCGTCACCCGCCACGCCGAAGGCGCACCCCTGGAGGAGTACGCCGACGGCGTACGCGTCGTCCGCGCCGCCGAGGACCCCGTCCGCTTCCCCCTCGCCACCGGCTCGCTGCTGGCCTGGACCATGGCCTTCAACCACACGCTGACCCGGGCCGCGCTGCGCGCCACCTCCTCCGGCGCCTACGACGTCATCCACGCCCACGACTGGCTGGTCGCGCACACCGCCGTCACGCTGGCCGAACACCTGGACGTGCCACTCGTGACCACCATCCACGCCACCGAGGCCGGCCGGCACCAGGGCTGGCTGCCGGAGGAGATGAACCGCACCATCCACGGCGTCGAGCACTGGTTGAGCAACGCCTCCGGGCGGGTGATCGCCTGCTCCGGGTACATGCGCGACCAGGTGGCCCGGCTGTTCGGCGTACCGTCCGGGCGCATCGACGTGGTCGCCAACGGCGTCGACAACCGGGCCTGGCGGGCCCGGCCGCACGCGGTGGCCTCGGCCCGGGCCCGCTTCGCGGCGGGCGGGCCGCTCGTCGGGTACGCCGGCCGGCTGGTCTACGAGAAGGGCGTGCAGCACCTGGTGCACGCCGTGCCGCGCCTGGCCGACCGGCACCCCGGCCTGCGGGTGGTGATCGCCGGGGACGGCCCGTACAAGGACGAGCTGGTCGACCAGGCGCGGCGGCTGCGCCTCGGCGACACGATCCGGTTCGCCGGCTTCATGGACTCCACCCAGCTTCCCGCCGTGCTCGCCGCCACCGACGCCACGGTGATCCCCAGCCTCTACGAGCCGTTCGGCATGATCGCGCTGGAGGCGGCGGCCGCCGGCGCGCCTCTGGCGGTGGCCCGCACCGGCGGGCTGGCCGAGATCGTCGAGCCCGGGGTGACCGGGGTGACGTTCCCGCACGGCGACCCGGACGCGCTGGCCGGCGCCGTCGACCGGCTGCTCGCCGACGAGGTCTTCGCCCGCCGGGTGGCGCGCCGGGCCCGGACCATGGTGACGCAGCGGTACGCCTGGTCGGCGATCGCCGCCCGCACCGCGGGCAGCTACGCCGCCGCGCGCCGCGACCACGACGCGTTCCATGCCCGCCGGGCCACCGCCCTGCTGGCCCGGGATCGTTCCGCGATCACCATTCCGGAAGGGAATCTGCTTGCCGGTACGGCCAGTTAG
- a CDS encoding amylo-alpha-1,6-glucosidase, with protein sequence MIDIRFGPRVCGELSAAAAREWLVTDGLGGYAMGTVAGLRTRRYHGLLVVAGDTPASRKVGLVSLDPAVTLPSGRQVRLGAHEWSSGVVDPRGFELLERFDLTDGVPRWRWRIGDVVIEREVAMTYGRSCVAVVHRLISGGPVRLDLAAACTWRDAHGERRADGPAPRLEPAAGGAVVDGAYRLAGPDWTPEGQWWHGVRHRTEAERGLHPDEDLWYAGRFTGALDEPGATVSVLAWADDLAEEPPPATAVVESTRRRNRAVVAAAKPGDAVDATLALAADAFVVRTATGPDVVAGYPWFGAWSRDTMISYEGLFLCTNRADEGRDLLRAYAATLNEGMLANTADTGRVEYNTVDATLWFLHAVSRHVTVTGDTDLGDELLPALHGVVEAHVAGTRYGIGVDPADGLLAQGGPPDVALTWMDARVYGVPVTPRTGKPVEINALWINGLAGLAELTELAGRDAAGLHALHRRAAAAFRERFPAPAGWLYDVVDAPAPAYPLGGAAHHDDDLLRPNQLLAWSLPYAPLEPDEGTLRRLTEALVTPLGPRSLAPGSPGYTGRHRGGPAERDSAYHQGTVWPWLTGPLLDAYRRAGLPADDLLVGLEGHLAEDGLGSVSETADGAAPHAATGCPFQAWSVAELLRARRSRR encoded by the coding sequence TTGATCGACATCCGTTTCGGGCCACGGGTCTGCGGGGAGCTGTCCGCCGCCGCCGCGCGGGAATGGCTGGTCACGGACGGGCTCGGCGGATACGCCATGGGTACCGTCGCCGGGCTGCGCACCCGCCGGTACCACGGACTGCTCGTGGTGGCCGGCGACACGCCCGCGTCCCGAAAGGTGGGACTCGTCAGCCTCGACCCGGCGGTGACCCTGCCGTCGGGGCGGCAGGTCCGCCTCGGCGCGCACGAGTGGTCCTCCGGCGTGGTCGACCCGCGTGGCTTCGAGCTGCTGGAACGCTTCGACCTCACCGACGGGGTGCCGCGCTGGCGGTGGCGCATCGGTGACGTGGTGATCGAACGGGAGGTCGCCATGACGTACGGCCGCTCGTGCGTCGCCGTCGTACACCGGTTGATCTCCGGCGGCCCGGTGCGGCTGGACCTCGCGGCGGCCTGCACCTGGCGAGACGCGCACGGAGAGCGGCGGGCCGACGGCCCGGCGCCCCGGCTGGAGCCGGCGGCCGGCGGCGCGGTGGTCGACGGCGCGTACCGGCTCGCCGGGCCGGACTGGACCCCGGAGGGGCAGTGGTGGCACGGGGTGCGCCACCGGACCGAGGCCGAGCGCGGCCTGCACCCCGACGAGGACCTCTGGTACGCGGGCCGGTTCACCGGCGCGCTCGACGAGCCCGGCGCGACCGTCTCGGTGCTGGCCTGGGCGGACGACCTGGCCGAGGAGCCGCCACCGGCGACCGCGGTGGTCGAGTCGACCCGGCGGCGCAACCGGGCGGTGGTGGCCGCGGCGAAACCCGGCGACGCGGTCGACGCGACGCTCGCGCTCGCCGCCGACGCGTTCGTGGTACGCACCGCCACCGGCCCGGACGTGGTCGCCGGCTATCCCTGGTTCGGGGCCTGGTCGCGGGACACGATGATCTCCTACGAGGGCCTGTTCCTGTGCACGAACCGGGCCGACGAGGGCCGGGACCTGCTGCGGGCGTACGCGGCCACGCTGAACGAGGGGATGCTGGCGAACACCGCGGACACCGGCCGGGTCGAGTACAACACCGTCGACGCCACGCTCTGGTTCCTGCACGCGGTCAGCCGGCACGTCACTGTCACCGGCGACACCGACCTCGGCGACGAGCTGCTGCCCGCGCTGCACGGCGTGGTCGAGGCGCACGTGGCGGGCACCCGGTACGGCATCGGCGTCGACCCGGCCGACGGGCTGCTGGCCCAGGGCGGCCCGCCGGACGTGGCGCTCACCTGGATGGACGCCCGGGTGTACGGGGTGCCGGTGACCCCGCGTACCGGCAAGCCGGTCGAGATCAACGCGCTGTGGATCAACGGGCTGGCCGGGCTCGCCGAGCTGACCGAGCTGGCCGGACGCGACGCCGCCGGGCTGCACGCCCTGCACCGGCGGGCCGCCGCCGCGTTCCGGGAGCGGTTCCCCGCCCCGGCCGGCTGGCTGTACGACGTGGTGGACGCCCCCGCACCGGCGTACCCGCTGGGCGGGGCCGCGCACCACGACGACGACCTGCTGCGCCCCAACCAGCTGCTCGCCTGGTCCCTGCCGTACGCGCCGCTGGAGCCGGACGAGGGCACGCTGCGCCGGCTCACCGAGGCGCTGGTCACCCCGCTCGGGCCGCGCAGCCTCGCCCCCGGCTCCCCCGGCTACACCGGTCGGCACCGGGGCGGCCCGGCCGAGCGGGACTCCGCGTACCACCAGGGCACGGTCTGGCCGTGGCTGACCGGGCCGCTGCTCGACGCGTACCGCCGGGCCGGGCTGCCCGCCGACGACCTGCTGGTGGGGCTGGAGGGCCACCTCGCCGAGGACGGCCTGGGCTCGGTGAGCGAGACCGCCGACGGCGCCGCCCCGCACGCGGCCACCGGCTGCCCGTTCCAGGCGTGGTCGGTCGCCGAGCTGCTGCGCGCGCGGCGCTCCCGCCGGTAA
- a CDS encoding VOC family protein: MAVHLYAVSLDAGDPLRLARFWSVVLGREIVEHPREGVALGGDAHSDFRIRFLPSDAPKTAQNRIHFDLTSASPQAQRETVGRALALGGRHIDIGQGPDDDQVVLADPEGNEFCVIGAGNTFLAGCGPLGAVNCDGTRAAGCFWSEALGWPLVWDQDEETAIQSPRGGAKVTWSGPPLMDRDGRDRLHLDLVAADDRDAEVDRLLALGASRAGAGRHTADDLVLADPDGTEFCLLTPR, translated from the coding sequence ATGGCGGTTCACCTCTACGCGGTCAGCCTCGACGCGGGCGACCCGCTGCGGCTCGCGCGGTTCTGGTCCGTGGTGCTGGGCCGGGAGATCGTCGAGCACCCGCGCGAGGGCGTGGCGCTGGGCGGCGACGCCCACAGCGACTTCCGCATCCGGTTCCTGCCCAGCGACGCGCCGAAGACCGCGCAGAACCGGATCCACTTCGACCTGACCAGCGCGTCGCCGCAGGCCCAGCGGGAGACGGTCGGCCGCGCGCTGGCGCTGGGCGGCCGGCACATCGACATCGGCCAGGGCCCGGACGACGACCAGGTGGTGCTCGCCGACCCCGAGGGCAACGAGTTCTGCGTCATCGGCGCGGGCAACACCTTCCTCGCCGGCTGCGGCCCGCTCGGCGCGGTCAACTGCGACGGCACGCGGGCGGCCGGCTGCTTCTGGAGCGAGGCGCTGGGCTGGCCGCTGGTCTGGGACCAGGACGAGGAGACCGCGATCCAGTCGCCCCGAGGTGGCGCGAAGGTCACCTGGAGCGGCCCGCCGCTGATGGATCGCGACGGCCGCGACCGCCTGCACCTGGACCTGGTCGCGGCCGATGACCGGGACGCGGAGGTCGACCGGCTGCTCGCGCTCGGCGCGAGCCGGGCCGGCGCGGGCCGGCACACCGCCGACGACCTGGTGCTGGCCGATCCGGACGGCACCGAGTTCTGCCTGCTGACGCCGCGGTGA
- a CDS encoding metal-dependent hydrolase: MMGPSHALSGASVWLTGSWAMAQFADYHQTPLALAVGTAVCAGGALFPDLDLSGKVTRNQGGATVARTFGVFSLFVAEVMEKISLGVYYATKLSKDPRRNNGHRTLTHTIPFTVLVGWGTTALCAHYGKWAVVGILFFMIGLALRGLFDRWAERAGWVVVTLVSAAAAWFTFANLPGDRGYPMIGLAVGVGCFVHILGDMITRAGVPILWPIPIKRRMWTMIGLPNKIALRTGSKAETVVLRTAMTILSVLAAVGLVAPSVLQRFDIQV, translated from the coding sequence ATGATGGGACCGTCCCACGCGCTCTCGGGCGCGTCGGTGTGGCTGACCGGCTCCTGGGCGATGGCCCAGTTCGCGGACTACCACCAGACACCGCTGGCGCTGGCGGTGGGCACCGCGGTATGCGCGGGCGGGGCGCTCTTTCCCGACCTCGACCTGTCCGGGAAGGTCACCCGCAATCAGGGCGGCGCGACAGTGGCCCGTACGTTCGGCGTGTTCAGCCTCTTCGTCGCCGAGGTGATGGAGAAGATCTCGCTCGGCGTCTACTACGCCACCAAGCTCAGCAAGGATCCGCGCCGCAACAACGGGCACCGCACGCTCACCCACACCATCCCGTTCACGGTGCTGGTCGGCTGGGGCACCACCGCGCTCTGCGCCCACTACGGCAAGTGGGCGGTCGTCGGAATCCTCTTCTTCATGATCGGCCTGGCGTTGCGCGGGCTGTTCGACAGGTGGGCCGAACGCGCCGGCTGGGTGGTGGTCACGCTGGTGTCCGCCGCCGCGGCCTGGTTCACGTTCGCCAACCTGCCCGGCGACCGCGGCTATCCGATGATCGGCCTCGCCGTCGGCGTGGGCTGTTTCGTGCACATCCTCGGCGACATGATCACCCGGGCCGGGGTGCCGATCCTCTGGCCCATCCCGATCAAACGCCGCATGTGGACCATGATCGGGCTGCCCAACAAGATCGCCCTGCGTACCGGCAGCAAGGCCGAGACGGTGGTGCTGCGCACCGCGATGACGATCCTGTCCGTGCTGGCCGCGGTGGGGCTGGTCGCGCCCTCGGTGCTGCAGCGCTTCGACATCCAGGTGTAG
- a CDS encoding serine/threonine protein kinase, whose product MGQVWRARDEELHREVAVKQVVPPNWLAENERDELRARTLREARTSARLNHPNVVRVYDVVRVEGDPWLVMEYVPSRSLQEIVEADGPLPPGRTAEIGLAVLAGLRAAHDAGVLHRDVKPANVLLARDGRVLLTDFGLAVFQGGDGAMTRPGLVLGSPQYVAPERAAEGVSSVEADMWSLGATLHAAVEGRSPYARSTAMATLAALATRPPDPAPHAGPLTPVLAGLLRRDPRARLGHHETARLLGVAAVSDADATAGSGSVGRSAVPPDRLSAGREGDARGRPPGAGAGDEPATRAAGAVYPDLMPPAAAARAWSRAAKRSEWAPPAEGDQATPAGASDSADLPGPSGESGRSSPSGAAARSGQSGHTGPVDRSGQSGPVGSADRPEPPPRPRSEPPQRDRSGELGRAEPAATAPAEPPREAPDRPGPVSLGPTVLTSFVDPGSPTGPESAPRADALSPVRIAGPDAAPVARPAPVAHSGPADSGALRAGPPSPTGVPRPADRPLDAEDQKRLQRWGLAVGAVLLAVATGVGTALAVTDGADDHPEARRSSETVVQPWDRPPGGPGAPPPPFPCVRPDVTGTPVRKGPPPEDPAVNVPAGWVWPADTGGFHIALPAGWLQLRSGDTTCFQDPATRRILGVEPYPGGDPVGRLRSSERDLTSAGRLPQYEKVRLAADGPGAEWECRWTAPYGERMHALRVLPGQRAGWTLGLTTSDDDWAAASKQFAVIRASLGTVRPTRTAG is encoded by the coding sequence ATGGGCCAGGTCTGGCGGGCGCGCGACGAGGAGCTGCACCGTGAGGTCGCGGTGAAGCAGGTCGTGCCGCCGAACTGGCTCGCCGAGAACGAGCGGGACGAGTTGCGCGCCCGGACGCTGCGCGAGGCGCGTACGTCCGCGCGGCTCAACCACCCCAACGTGGTCCGCGTCTACGACGTGGTCCGGGTCGAGGGCGACCCCTGGCTGGTCATGGAGTACGTCCCGTCCCGCTCCCTCCAGGAGATCGTCGAGGCCGACGGGCCACTGCCGCCCGGGCGGACCGCCGAGATCGGGCTGGCGGTGCTCGCCGGGCTGCGCGCCGCGCACGACGCCGGGGTGCTGCACCGGGACGTGAAACCCGCCAACGTGCTGCTCGCCCGGGACGGCCGGGTGCTGCTCACCGACTTCGGGCTGGCCGTGTTCCAGGGCGGCGACGGCGCCATGACCCGCCCCGGCCTGGTCCTCGGCTCCCCCCAGTACGTGGCGCCGGAGCGGGCCGCCGAAGGCGTGTCGAGCGTCGAGGCGGACATGTGGTCGCTCGGCGCCACGCTGCACGCCGCCGTGGAGGGCCGCTCGCCGTACGCCCGCAGCACCGCCATGGCGACGCTCGCCGCGCTCGCCACCCGGCCGCCCGACCCCGCGCCGCACGCCGGTCCGCTGACGCCGGTGCTGGCCGGGCTGCTGCGGCGCGACCCGCGCGCCCGGCTCGGCCACCACGAGACCGCCCGCCTGCTCGGCGTGGCCGCGGTGTCCGACGCCGACGCGACGGCGGGCAGCGGGTCCGTGGGCCGGTCCGCCGTACCGCCCGACCGGCTGTCCGCCGGGCGCGAGGGCGACGCTCGGGGACGTCCCCCTGGCGCGGGCGCCGGTGACGAGCCGGCGACCCGGGCGGCGGGCGCCGTGTACCCGGACCTGATGCCGCCGGCCGCCGCCGCCCGCGCCTGGAGCCGGGCGGCGAAGCGCAGCGAGTGGGCCCCGCCCGCCGAGGGCGACCAGGCGACCCCGGCCGGTGCGTCCGACTCCGCCGACCTGCCCGGCCCCTCCGGCGAATCCGGCCGGTCCAGCCCTTCCGGCGCCGCCGCCCGCTCCGGCCAGTCCGGGCACACCGGGCCGGTGGACCGCTCCGGGCAGTCCGGCCCGGTGGGCTCGGCGGATCGACCCGAGCCGCCGCCGCGACCACGCTCCGAGCCACCGCAGCGGGACCGGTCCGGCGAGCTGGGGCGGGCGGAGCCCGCCGCGACCGCGCCGGCGGAGCCGCCCCGGGAGGCCCCGGACCGTCCGGGTCCGGTCAGCCTCGGCCCGACGGTCCTCACCAGCTTCGTCGACCCGGGAAGCCCGACCGGCCCCGAGTCCGCGCCCCGCGCCGACGCGCTGAGCCCGGTGCGCATCGCCGGCCCGGACGCGGCGCCGGTCGCCCGCCCGGCCCCGGTCGCCCACAGCGGCCCCGCCGACAGCGGCGCGCTGCGGGCCGGTCCGCCCTCGCCCACCGGGGTTCCCCGCCCCGCTGACCGCCCGCTCGACGCCGAGGATCAGAAGCGGCTGCAACGCTGGGGTCTCGCCGTGGGCGCGGTGCTGCTCGCCGTGGCGACCGGCGTCGGCACCGCGCTGGCGGTCACCGACGGCGCCGACGACCATCCGGAGGCGCGCAGGTCCAGCGAGACCGTCGTGCAGCCCTGGGACCGCCCGCCCGGCGGCCCGGGCGCGCCCCCTCCCCCCTTTCCCTGTGTCCGGCCGGACGTGACGGGCACGCCGGTCCGCAAAGGCCCACCCCCCGAGGACCCGGCGGTGAACGTGCCGGCCGGCTGGGTCTGGCCCGCCGACACCGGCGGCTTCCACATCGCCCTGCCCGCCGGGTGGCTGCAACTGCGCTCCGGCGACACGACCTGCTTCCAGGACCCGGCCACCCGGCGCATCCTCGGCGTCGAGCCGTACCCGGGTGGAGATCCGGTGGGCCGGCTGCGGTCGTCCGAGCGGGACCTGACCTCCGCAGGGCGGCTGCCGCAGTACGAGAAGGTCCGGCTGGCCGCCGACGGTCCGGGCGCGGAGTGGGAGTGCCGGTGGACCGCGCCGTACGGCGAGCGGATGCACGCGTTGCGCGTACTGCCCGGTCAGCGGGCCGGGTGGACGCTCGGCCTGACCACGTCCGACGACGACTGGGCCGCCGCGTCGAAGCAGTTCGCCGTCATCCGGGCGAGCCTCGGAACGGTCCGGCCCACCCGTACCGCGGGCTGA
- a CDS encoding MGH1-like glycoside hydrolase domain-containing protein encodes MAAVEKYPGGVEDVPVITDRSTSASPDPERHRLAQADAGEQDWRAWGPYLSERAWGTVREDYSEHGTAWDYFPHDHARSRAYRWNEDGMGGVCDDRQTFCFALALWNGRDPILKERMFGLGGDGGNHGEDAKEYWWYLDSTPTHSFMRWRYHYPQAAFPYDELVAVNALRGRDDTEYELVDTGIFDDDRYWAVTVDYAKASPTDMCVVITVANRGDTDETLHVLPTLWFRNTWAWGLPGTDRVPKLVGTGSRLVGEHWVLGQLLLEGDGDPVPLLCDNETNAERLWGLPGRSAYPKDGINDHVVNGAATVNPERTGTKGALHYVLDVPAGEQRQIRLRLTRTAPPPAAGPPAPADLGDGFDAVLWARRAEANRFFDSVIPAAATADEALVARQAIAGLMWGKQFYHFDVERWLAGDPGSAPPPAGRRHGRNSAWWHMNSFDVISMPDPWEYPWYAAWDLAFHCVTIARVDPGFAKEQILLLLREWYLHPNGQIPAYEWAFGDVNPPVHAWAALKVFEIDGSRDHEFLARVMHKLLLNFTWWVNRKDTGGNNVFEGGFLGLDNVGPFDRSAALPVAGVLEQSDGTGWMAMYALNLLDMAIVLAEHDRAYTDTATKFFEHFAYIAAAAYEQGLWDAEDAFFYDVLRLADGTKVPLKVRSVVGLLPLAAVTRLTARTMRRLPELGARLRWFLTNRPEYAEVIGGRRIGPDGRQQRLLSMVAPDQVVRLLARMLDTDEFLSEYGLRTLSRAHLDKPFTVTLGGQEFSVGYEPAESTSGLFGGNSNWRGPIWMPTNFLLISALRDYAAFFGDDLQVEYPTRSGVKRSLDEIADDLSARLISLFTRDGWGRRPIYGAAQLFQTHPDWRDLICFPEYFHGDNGAGLGAWHQTGWTALVADLILTLRR; translated from the coding sequence ATGGCCGCTGTGGAGAAGTACCCCGGCGGCGTCGAAGATGTGCCAGTGATCACCGACCGGTCGACCTCCGCGTCCCCCGACCCCGAGCGGCACCGGCTCGCCCAGGCCGACGCCGGGGAGCAGGACTGGCGCGCATGGGGCCCCTATCTGTCCGAGCGGGCGTGGGGGACGGTACGTGAGGACTACAGCGAGCACGGCACGGCCTGGGACTACTTCCCCCACGATCACGCGCGGTCCCGAGCCTACCGGTGGAACGAGGACGGCATGGGAGGCGTCTGCGACGACCGGCAGACGTTCTGCTTCGCCCTCGCGCTGTGGAACGGGCGCGACCCGATCCTCAAGGAGCGGATGTTCGGCCTCGGCGGCGACGGCGGCAACCACGGCGAGGACGCCAAGGAGTACTGGTGGTACCTCGACAGCACCCCCACGCACTCCTTCATGCGCTGGCGCTACCACTACCCGCAGGCCGCCTTCCCGTACGACGAGCTGGTCGCGGTGAACGCGCTGCGCGGCCGGGACGACACCGAGTACGAGCTGGTCGACACCGGCATCTTCGACGACGACAGGTACTGGGCGGTGACGGTCGACTACGCCAAGGCGTCGCCGACCGACATGTGCGTGGTGATCACCGTGGCGAACCGGGGTGACACCGACGAGACCCTGCACGTGCTGCCCACGCTCTGGTTCCGCAACACCTGGGCCTGGGGGCTGCCCGGCACGGACCGGGTGCCGAAGCTGGTCGGCACGGGTTCCCGGCTCGTCGGTGAGCACTGGGTGCTCGGGCAACTGCTGCTGGAGGGCGACGGCGACCCGGTGCCGCTGCTGTGCGACAACGAGACGAACGCCGAGCGGCTGTGGGGGCTGCCCGGGCGGTCCGCGTACCCGAAGGACGGCATCAACGACCACGTGGTAAACGGCGCGGCCACCGTCAACCCGGAGCGCACCGGCACCAAGGGCGCGCTGCACTACGTGCTCGACGTGCCGGCCGGCGAGCAGCGGCAGATCCGGCTGCGGCTGACCCGCACCGCGCCGCCGCCGGCCGCCGGGCCGCCCGCCCCGGCCGACCTCGGCGACGGGTTCGACGCCGTGCTCTGGGCGCGCCGGGCCGAGGCGAACCGGTTCTTCGACAGCGTCATCCCGGCCGCCGCCACCGCCGACGAGGCCCTGGTCGCCCGCCAGGCCATCGCCGGGCTGATGTGGGGCAAGCAGTTCTACCACTTCGACGTCGAGCGCTGGCTGGCCGGCGACCCCGGCTCCGCGCCACCGCCGGCCGGCCGCCGGCACGGGCGCAACAGCGCCTGGTGGCACATGAACAGCTTCGACGTCATCTCCATGCCGGACCCGTGGGAGTACCCCTGGTACGCGGCCTGGGACCTGGCCTTCCACTGCGTGACCATCGCCCGGGTCGACCCGGGCTTCGCCAAGGAGCAGATCCTCCTGCTGCTGCGCGAGTGGTACCTGCACCCCAACGGGCAGATCCCGGCGTACGAGTGGGCGTTCGGGGACGTGAACCCGCCGGTGCACGCCTGGGCGGCGCTGAAGGTCTTCGAGATCGACGGCTCCCGTGATCACGAGTTCCTCGCCCGCGTCATGCACAAGCTGCTGCTCAACTTCACCTGGTGGGTCAACCGCAAGGACACCGGCGGCAACAACGTCTTCGAGGGCGGCTTCCTCGGGCTGGACAACGTCGGCCCGTTCGACCGCTCGGCCGCGCTGCCGGTCGCCGGGGTGCTGGAGCAGTCCGACGGCACCGGCTGGATGGCCATGTACGCGCTCAACCTGCTCGACATGGCGATCGTGCTGGCCGAGCACGACCGCGCGTACACCGACACCGCCACCAAGTTCTTCGAGCACTTCGCGTACATCGCCGCGGCGGCGTACGAGCAGGGGCTCTGGGACGCCGAGGACGCGTTCTTCTACGACGTGCTGCGCCTGGCCGACGGCACGAAGGTGCCGCTCAAGGTCCGCTCCGTGGTCGGGCTGCTGCCGCTGGCAGCCGTCACCCGGCTCACCGCCCGCACCATGCGCCGCCTGCCCGAGCTGGGCGCGCGGCTGCGCTGGTTCCTCACCAACCGCCCCGAGTACGCCGAGGTGATCGGCGGCCGCCGGATCGGGCCGGACGGCCGCCAGCAACGGCTGCTGTCGATGGTCGCCCCGGACCAGGTGGTGCGGCTGCTGGCCCGGATGCTCGACACCGACGAGTTCCTCTCCGAGTACGGGCTGCGTACGCTGTCCCGCGCCCACCTGGACAAGCCGTTCACCGTCACCCTCGGCGGGCAGGAGTTCAGCGTCGGCTACGAGCCGGCCGAGTCGACCAGCGGCCTGTTCGGCGGCAACTCCAACTGGCGCGGCCCGATCTGGATGCCGACGAACTTCCTGCTGATCAGCGCGTTGCGCGACTACGCCGCGTTCTTCGGCGACGACCTCCAGGTCGAGTACCCGACCCGCTCCGGGGTCAAGCGGTCGCTCGACGAGATCGCCGACGACCTCTCCGCGCGGCTGATCTCGCTGTTCACCCGCGACGGGTGGGGACGGCGACCGATCTACGGCGCCGCGCAGCTGTTCCAGACCCATCCGGACTGGCGCGACCTGATCTGCTTCCCGGAGTACTTCCACGGCGACAACGGCGCCGGGCTCGGCGCCTGGCACCAGACCGGATGGACCGCGCTGGTCGCCGACCTGATCCTCACGTTGCGCCGCTGA
- a CDS encoding TfoX/Sxy family protein — protein sequence MAYDEDLANRVRELLGPEPDISERRMFGGLAMMLRGNMAVVVRGAGGLMVRVDPAEADSARGEPGAEATVMRGREMRGWVTVSSDACERDADLARWVDRGVRSARTLPAK from the coding sequence GTGGCCTACGACGAGGACCTGGCGAACCGGGTGCGCGAACTTCTCGGCCCTGAGCCCGACATCTCCGAGCGACGCATGTTCGGCGGCCTGGCGATGATGCTGCGCGGCAACATGGCGGTGGTCGTGCGCGGCGCGGGCGGCCTGATGGTCCGGGTCGACCCGGCCGAGGCCGACAGTGCGCGGGGCGAGCCCGGCGCCGAGGCGACTGTCATGCGGGGCCGGGAAATGCGCGGCTGGGTCACCGTGTCGTCGGACGCCTGCGAGCGCGACGCCGACCTGGCCCGCTGGGTCGACCGGGGTGTCCGCTCCGCGCGCACGCTGCCGGCGAAGTAG